From Plasmodium brasilianum strain Bolivian I chromosome 7, whole genome shotgun sequence, the proteins below share one genomic window:
- a CDS encoding hypothetical protein (Plasmodium exported protein), with amino-acid sequence MLFFINNIKSNFCKYLDEKNINDEKLYIRTYRLLSKNKKEKCSNIIWKKVDIPNNGEYENKHVYKNGGVSKGKSNLQKEYISNSSGGYNHVGKCKSSDYNKININYGKRILDKIYYKNLVRYSKNADFKFITKCIQ; translated from the exons atgttattttttataaataatattaag agtaacttttgtaaatatttagatGAAAAGAACAttaatgatgaaaaattatatataagaacTTATCGTTTACTATCaaagaataaaaaggaaaagtgCTCGAATATCATATGGAAAAAAGTAGATATTCCAAATAATGGAGAATACGAaaataaacatgtatataaaaatggagGAGTATCCAAAGGAAAAAGTAATCTgcaaaaagaatatatatcaaatagCTCAGGAGGATATAATCACGTAGGGAAATGTAAATCTTCGGACTACAATAAGATAAATATCAATTATGGCAAAAGAATATtagacaaaatatattataaaaatttagttAGGTATAGTAAAAATGCTGATTTTAAGTTCATAACGAAGTGTATACAATAA
- a CDS encoding PIR protein, with protein MENNSSNTDVTDVVTKILNTQNSVIEDYRILNCSYNFDDEILKELYNRKSERYLYEYFAYYESIKSKHFCISVVIDKYKKYINAIKSFYNGKRREYCERNISKFPNYFLNCINVFNLGKLLSKFDFENKQGSNGLKSIIYKTTEDNPDFTPINEEFLKSIYLTACSTVSNGASSPNNDGMSCNLFGENVKQSFSMTAAGSAALQDIHGNVSSDVQVAISSTYLVEVLSEKNRKEVGDNNQGEKNKISFDEIKYNEFRWNFGSGAMYCLRNTRENDKNGKCVYLEELIDDGFFIKEKVYTGYKFTAGKKWDLQYLARAVNTKIEWKSLKSMSPIFKDSRNSQVVYPNKATNTDICNTYGQIFSRKDEEYNTLNNTFFRMSIVVVLFTPFGSYVGKIRKRKKRD; from the exons ATGGAAAACAATTCATCAAATACTGATGTAACAGATGTTGTTACTAAAATTCTTAATACCCAAAATTCTGTTATCGAGGATTATAGGATATTAAATTGCAGTTATAATTTTGATGACGAAATTTTAAAGGAATTGTATAATAGAAAAAGTGAGAGATATTTGTATgaatattttgcatattatGAGAGTATTAAAAGTaaacatttttgtatttctgTTGTGAttgataaatataagaaatacaTTAATGCCATTAAAAGTTTCTATAATGGAAAAAGGAGGGAATATTGTGAGAGAAATATATCAAAGTTTcctaattattttttgaactGTATTAATGTGTTTAATCTAGGTAAACTATTATCTAAATTTGATTTTGAAAATAAGCAAGGTAGTAATGGActaaaaagtattatatataaaacgaCTGAAGATAATCCTGATTTTACGCcaataaatgaagaattCTTGAAGTCAATTTATTTAACTGCATGTTCTACTGTGAGTAATGGGGCATCTTCACCAAATAATGATGGTATGTCATGTAATTTATTCGGAGAAAATGTCAAACAAAGTTTTAGTATGACTGCAGCTGGAAGTGCTGCACTACAAGATATCCATGGAAATGTTTCTTCAGATGTTCAAGTAGCAATATCCAGTACGTATTTAGTAGAAGTTCTAtctgaaaaaaataggaaagaAGTGGGTGATAATAATcaaggagaaaaaaataaaatatcatttgACGAAAtcaaatataatgaatttaGATGGAATTTTGGAAGCGGAGCAATGTATTGTCTACGTAACACACGAGAGAATGATAAGAACGgaaaatgtgtatatttagAAGAATTGATAGACGAtggtttttttataaaagaaaaagtttaTACAGGTTACAAATTTACAGCAGGAAAAAAATGGGATCTCCAATATTTAGCAAGAGCAGTTAACACGAAAATAGAATGGAAATCATTGAAATCGATGTCACCAATATTTAAAGATTCAAGAAATTCCCAAGTTGTATATCCTAATAAAGCTACGAATACAGATATTTGTAATACATATGGACAGATATTTTCTAGAAAAGATGaagaatataatacattaaacAACACATTTTTTCGTATGTCTATCGTAGTTGTTTTA TTTACTCCTTTTGGATCATATGTGggtaaaattagaaaaaggaaaaaaagagattGA
- a CDS encoding fam-l protein, producing the protein MEQKIILFLFLKISKFLLLTWICRFENDMSPLNKNLDEKCCLHRKLNTTNYRLLGKYVEDKDSIILVLILPILDLSLEKFIDGGLLALLELLSRAEAKGDSVESGVQGSLIILLIQSK; encoded by the exons atggaacaaaaaattatattgtttttatttcttaaaatttcaaAGTTTTTACTCTTAACTTGGATATGCCGCTTTGAAAATGACATG agccctttaaacaaaaatttggATGAAAAATGCTGTCTTCatagaaaattaaatacaacAAATTATCGATTATTAGGAAAATATGTGGAGGATAAGGATTCGA TTATCCTGGTATTAATACTACCCATATTAGATCTTTCATTAGAGAAATTTATAGATGGTGGATTGTTGGCTTTATTAGAGTTATTATCCCGAGCTGAAGCTAAAGGAGATAGTGTTGAGTCTGGGGTACAGGGATCcttaataatattgttaatcCAAAGTAAATAG
- a CDS encoding hypothetical protein (Plasmodium exported protein) has protein sequence MGQNRNLMFFIRINVFIVLTWIYHIDDKMVTINKNFYRKNDIYRILCKKTWGFLGKRTEGDDSNIVSVKNDIPIIVE, from the exons atggGCCAAAACAGgaatttaatgttttttattagaattaATGTCTTTATCGTTTTGACTTGGATATATCATATTGATGACAAGATG gttaccattaataaaaatttctacAGAAAGAATGACATTTATAGAATATTATGCAAAAAAACCTGGGGATTCCTTGGAAAACGTACAGAGGGAGATGATTCAAATATTGTAAgtgtaaaaaatgatataccTATTATtgtagaataa